In one window of Dyella thiooxydans DNA:
- a CDS encoding acyltransferase family protein, with protein sequence MQSAVAPARPDGLEHANNFDALRLAAAWLVMVSHQFFFLGRAQPAPTGHTLGEVAVMVFFTISGYLVAESWYRDPHIVRFLLRRMLRIWPALATATLFIVFAGALLTTAPTGTYFGHETRHFIARNLELRQAFHLPGVFDGEPSGAVNGSWWTIRLETKCYLYLGLLGLIGLRRRLLSLLALIACAVTFARTLPGHAGADAHQNLYTLYVAFFFTGTCARQFRAELLRARRWLWIVILALLAIASATHLPALGEWAAIPAVVLAIGTRSTPGLRAAGRFGDLSYGTYLYAYFVQQAIIRSWPGTPSLAGTLAFAIVVSSAIAWLSWHTVERSALRLKPQLRRWFPDHAP encoded by the coding sequence ATGCAGTCAGCCGTCGCTCCAGCCAGACCGGATGGGCTGGAACATGCCAACAACTTCGATGCCCTGCGCCTGGCCGCCGCATGGCTGGTAATGGTGTCCCACCAGTTCTTCTTCCTCGGCCGCGCGCAACCGGCCCCCACCGGCCACACGCTGGGCGAGGTCGCGGTAATGGTGTTCTTCACCATCAGTGGCTACCTGGTCGCGGAGAGCTGGTATCGCGATCCGCATATCGTGCGTTTCCTGCTACGCAGGATGCTCCGGATCTGGCCGGCGCTGGCGACCGCGACTCTGTTCATCGTGTTCGCCGGCGCCCTGCTTACCACTGCCCCGACCGGCACCTACTTTGGGCACGAGACCAGGCACTTCATCGCGCGGAATCTCGAGTTGCGGCAGGCCTTCCACCTGCCGGGGGTGTTCGATGGCGAGCCGTCTGGGGCGGTCAACGGCAGCTGGTGGACGATCCGCCTGGAAACCAAGTGCTACCTGTATCTCGGACTGCTCGGGCTCATCGGCTTGCGTCGGCGCCTGCTGTCGCTGCTGGCGCTGATCGCCTGCGCGGTCACCTTCGCCAGGACGCTGCCCGGCCATGCCGGCGCAGATGCACATCAGAACCTGTACACGCTCTACGTCGCCTTCTTCTTCACAGGCACATGCGCACGGCAGTTCCGGGCGGAACTGTTGCGGGCCCGGCGGTGGCTGTGGATCGTCATCCTGGCGCTGCTGGCGATCGCCTCCGCCACGCACCTTCCCGCCCTCGGAGAATGGGCGGCGATTCCGGCCGTGGTGCTCGCCATCGGCACCCGGAGCACTCCCGGGCTGCGGGCAGCCGGTCGATTCGGCGACCTCTCATACGGCACCTATCTGTACGCGTATTTCGTGCAGCAGGCGATCATCCGCAGCTGGCCTGGCACGCCATCGCTGGCGGGAACACTGGCGTTTGCCATCGTCGTTAGCAGTGCCATCGCCTGGTTATCGTGGCACACCGTGGAACGTTCCGCGCTACGACTGAAGCCACAACTGCGTCGCTGGTTCCCCGACCACGCCCCCTGA
- a CDS encoding acyl-CoA dehydrogenase family protein, with the protein MDFRFTEDQLSIQAIARDFALKRIAPVAAELDARGEFPLDNIREMGQLGLMGIEVPEEYGGAGMDPVAYVLAMIEVAAADAATSTVMSVNNSLFCNGILKHGTEEQKQKYVRAIAQGEAIGAYALTEPQSGSDASAMHTRATRNENGDWVINGKKSWITSGPVCRYIVLFAITTPGIGAKGVSAFIIDTQKPGFHAGKTEPKLGIRASATCEIELNEYVCSKDDVLGEVGKGFSIAMGVLDAGRIGIASQAVGIARAAYEATLQWSRDRKAFGHPIGTFQMTQAKIADMKCKLDAATLLTLRAAWAKGEAERNGGRFGTEASVAKLVASEAAMWITHQAVQIHGGMGYSKELPLERYFRDAKITEIYEGTSEIQRIVIARNETGLR; encoded by the coding sequence GTGGATTTCCGTTTTACTGAAGACCAGTTGTCGATCCAGGCGATCGCCCGCGATTTCGCGCTCAAGCGGATCGCCCCTGTGGCGGCCGAGCTCGACGCCAGGGGCGAGTTCCCGCTGGACAATATTCGCGAGATGGGTCAGCTCGGCCTGATGGGCATCGAAGTGCCCGAGGAGTACGGCGGCGCGGGCATGGATCCGGTGGCCTACGTGCTGGCGATGATCGAGGTCGCCGCGGCCGACGCGGCCACCTCCACCGTGATGTCGGTGAACAACTCGCTGTTCTGCAACGGCATCCTCAAGCACGGCACCGAGGAACAGAAGCAGAAGTACGTGCGGGCGATCGCCCAGGGTGAGGCGATCGGCGCCTATGCGCTGACCGAGCCGCAGTCCGGCTCCGACGCCTCGGCCATGCACACCCGCGCCACCAGGAACGAGAATGGCGACTGGGTGATCAACGGCAAGAAGAGCTGGATCACCTCCGGCCCGGTGTGTCGCTACATCGTGCTGTTCGCGATCACCACGCCGGGCATCGGCGCCAAGGGCGTGTCCGCCTTCATCATCGACACGCAGAAGCCGGGCTTCCACGCTGGCAAGACCGAGCCGAAGCTGGGCATCCGTGCCTCGGCCACCTGCGAGATCGAGCTCAACGAGTACGTCTGCTCCAAGGACGACGTGCTGGGCGAGGTCGGCAAGGGCTTCTCCATCGCCATGGGCGTGCTCGATGCCGGCCGCATCGGCATCGCGTCGCAGGCGGTGGGCATCGCCCGGGCCGCGTACGAGGCCACGCTGCAGTGGTCGCGCGACCGCAAGGCCTTCGGCCACCCGATCGGCACCTTCCAGATGACCCAGGCCAAGATTGCCGACATGAAGTGCAAGCTCGACGCGGCGACCCTGCTCACCCTGCGCGCTGCGTGGGCCAAGGGCGAGGCCGAGAGGAACGGCGGCCGCTTCGGTACCGAGGCGTCGGTGGCCAAGCTGGTCGCTTCCGAGGCGGCGATGTGGATCACCCACCAGGCGGTGCAGATCCACGGCGGCATGGGCTATTCCAAGGAGCTGCCGCTGGAGCGCTATTTCCGCGACGCCAAGATCACCGAGATCTATGAGGGCACCAGCGAGATCCAGCGCATCGTGATCGCGCGCAACGAGACGGGGCTGCGCTGA